The stretch of DNA CTTCCGGCGAACAGCACTGGCTGCGACTGTGCGAGGTGGCCAATGCGCTGCAATCGGATCTGGATTTGCCGGCGCCGGCGGTTAGCGTGTCGGGCGGCGAGAGCTATCGTCTGTGGCTGTCGCTGGCATCACCCATCTCCACCGAGCGCGCGCGCCAGTTCCTGGCCTTGCTGCACAAGGCTTACTTTGAAGACGAGGCGATTGATTTGGGCCGCACGGTCGTAGAACTGCCGCCATGCCTGCACGTCGCCACCGGCTTGTGGGCGTCGTTCATCAATCCGGGTATGGGCGGCGCGCTGGCCGAAGACCTGGGCCTGGAAATGCCACCAAACGAATTATCGCAGGCGGCCTTTCTGGAAAAGCTGCATTGCATCAGCGACGAAGCATTCGCGCACGCGATGGACACGCTGCAACGCCGTCACACCGCCGTCAAAGCCGCGCCAGCGCCTGTGCCGTCAGCCGCCACGCCACAAAGCCTGCTGCTGAAAGACGCCACGCTGGAAGACATCGTCAAACACCTGCATGCGCTGGGCATCGAGCCCACCTTCCGCCACGTACTGAAAAACTAGCGCACCGCCAGCGATACGCTCGGCGGGAACTGCGGCGCGCGCCGGTGCAGCGTCGCCTGTTCATAGGCATACGCCATGCGGATCAAGGCGGCCTCGCTGTAGGCCGCGCCGACAAACGACAGGCCCACCGGCAGTCCATGTATATGCCCGGCCGGCACCGTGATGTGCGGATAACCCGCCACCGCCGCCGGCGACGAGAAGCCGCCGACAAAATGGTCGCCGTTGATGAAGTCCGTCAGCCACGCCGGGCCGCCGGTCGGCGCCACCAGTGCGTCGAGCTGGTGCTGCTTCATCACCTGGTCGATGCCTTCCGCGCGCGCGTAGCGGCGGTTGTTGGCCAGCGCCTCCTTGTAGGCCGGCGTTTCCAGATTGCCCTTGGCCTGCGCCTGCTCCAGGTACTCCTGCCCGAAGTAAGGCATCTCCTGCTGCCGATGCTTCTGGTTGAAGGCAATCACGTCGGCCATATTGGACACCGGCGCGTTCGGCGCATACTCCTTCAGATACGCCTCCAGATCGGTCTTGAATTCATACAGCAGCACCTCGGTTTCGCTGTCGCCATACTTGCCGACATTGGGCACTTCGGTATCGACCAGCACCGCGCCTTGCGCCTTCAGGTCCAGCAACGCTTTTTCGATGACCGCATCCAGTTCCGGGAGATGGCCGAAGAAATTACGCGCCACGCCGATGCGCGCGCCCTTCAAGCCGCCTTTGTCCAGCGCCGCGCGGTAGTCGCCAGCCTTGCCGACGCTTTCCGACGTCACCGGATCCTTCGGGTCCACGCCTGCCATCGCCGACAGCATCAAGGCCGCATCGGCGACGCTGCGCGCCATCGGGCCGGCGGTGTCCTGCGAATGCGCGATCGGGATAATGCCGCTACGGCTGACCAGCCCCAGTGTCGGCTTGATGCCCACCAGCCCGCAAATCGACGCCGGCGACACGATCGAACCATCGGTCTCGGTGCCCACCGCCAGCGTCGCCAGGCCGGCCGCAATCGCCGCGCCGGAGCCGGAACTGGACCCGCTGCAATTGCGGTCCAGCGCATAGGGATTCAAGGTTAAGCCACCGCGCCCGCTCCAGCCGCTGATGGAATTGGTGGAGCGCATATTGGCCCACTCGCTCAAATTGGTCTTGCCGATGATGACCGCGCCGGCCGCCCGCAGCTGTGCCGTCACATGCGCATCGCGCGCGGCGCGCACGCCGGCCAGCGCCAGCGAACCGGCGGTGGTGCTCATGCGGTCGCCGGTGGCGATATTGTCTTTCAGTAGAACGGGGATGCCGTGCAGCGGGCCGCGTACGCGCTTGAGGTTGCGCTCGCGGTCCATGTCCAGCGCGATTTTCAGCGCTTCCGGATTGATTTCAATGATGGCGTTGAGCCGCGGGCCCGCCTTGTCGATAGTCTTGATGCGCGCCAGATACTGCGACGTCAACGAATGCGAGGTCAGCTTGCCGGCCTCCATCATCTGCTGCTGCTCCCAGACGCCGGCGTCCAGGATGCCGCCGGTGCCCAGCGTCTTGGCCACTGCGCCACCCGCGACAGCGCCTGCCGCCAGCCCAATTTTTACGAAATCCCTGCGGTCCATGCCATCCTCGTGGTTGAATTGCATTTGTTGCGTTGCATTAATATATCAGCAGGTTGCAACTTCCACCACAAAAATTGATGAAAAAAAAAGCACACCGGCTTGCGCGGGTGTGCCTTTTTTGCAAAAACGTCGTATTAGTTGCGTACGACCTTCTTGAATTCGTTAGTGCGGGTGTCGATTTCGATCAGGTCGTCTTGCGAAACGAACAGTGGCACCTGGATCGAGAACTGCTTCGATTCGATGGCGTTTTCGATTTTCGCTTCTTTGGTCACGTTGCCCGAAGTGTTGCCTTTAACTGCAGGCTCCGAGTACACGATCTGACGCTGGATGGTGGTTGGCAGTTCGACCGAGATGGCTTTGCCATCGTAGAACACGGCTTCACATTCCATGCCGTCTTTCAGGTAGTTCAGCGACTCACCCAGATTTTCTTCTTCGATTTCGTACTGTTCGTAGTCAGCGTCCATGAACACGTACAGTGGATCGGCGAAGTACGAGTAGGTCACTGGCTTTTTGTCCAGAACCACGACGTCGAACTTGTCGTCACCGCGGAAGACGTTTTCCAGCGGTGCGTTGGTCAGCAGGTTCTTCATCTTCCACTTGTAGGTGAAGCCCGTGCGGCTCGAACCATTGACATCGGAGCGCAGCACGATGAATGGCTTAGCGTCAACCATAATGATATTGCCAACACGAATTTCTTTTGCAGGTTTCATAGTAATTCTACTTAATAAGGTGGTTGCGTAAAGATCATCGTCGCCACGCAGGCTTACGTTTGATCGGGTAAAAAATGCGTCAGAGATTAACCCGGCATTGTACCTTGTTTTTCCGGCAGCGCCTATCTCAGCGTGGCTGCAAACGACAGCATATTGCTGGCCAGATCGCCGTGCGCCAGCATTTTCTGCCGCCATTCGGCGGCGCGGACGGTGGCAACGGCGCGCTCCCCTCCCAGCGCGCCCCATAGGGCGGACCAGTCGTCGCCATTCGCGGCGGCGCCGTTCCAGGCCAGCGAGAACGCGGCCAGGCCAGGCAGCTCGCCGGCGTAGCGTTGCAGGAAGGCGCGCAGCTTCTTGTGATGCAGGTTTTCGTCCTGCGGGTAGATATGCCAGATGAACGGCTTGCCTGCCCACTGCGCGCGCACGAAGGAATCCTCGCCGCGCACGAAATTCAAATCGCAAGCCCACAGCAGCTTGTCGTAATCCGGCTGCGGCACGAAGGGCAGCACGCGCAGCGTCAGCGCGCCATGCCTGGCAACCTCGCCCGCCTTGCCCTCGCCGCCGGTGAAGGCGCGCACGGCGTCGGCCGCCACGCCTTCCGGCACCAGGCAGGCGACCGGCGCAGCGCCTTGCTGCCAGACCTCGAACAACGCCGCCACCGGCGCATGCGGATAGCAGAACAGTGACACCTTGGTGGCCGCGATCTCGTCCGGCGTCAGGCCCAGTTGCTGGAGGAACGGCGCCGGCGCGAATTGCAGGCGTTCTTGTTCCAGCGCCGCCTCGCGCAGCAGGCCGCCGGTTTTTTCGGTAAAGCCCGGGAAGAAGAAATGCTTGACCAGCGACTGCGGCTGCGACGACGGCAGGCGGTGGCAGCCCTCCACCCACTCCTCGGCCGTCAGCCCTTCCAGGTTGAACCACACGGGACGCGGCTGGCGCTGCGCCATGGCGTTAATGTAGCCCGGCGGCAGATCGACCGCGAAAAATTCGACCACAATGTCCGCCACCTCGTCCGGCGTGTAGACATCGTCCTGGCTGCGCCAGTGACGCACGGTGACGCCCTCCACTTGCTGCTGTTCGACGGCCGCGTCCACCGGCGGGCAGATGCGCTGGAAGCTGACCAGGTCGTCGACATACAGCGTCACCGCCAACTGATGCTCACGCACAAGCTGTTTGGCGAGACGCCAGCAGATGCCGATGTCGCCGTAATTGTCGACCACGCGGCAGAACAGGTCCAGTTTCATATGTGTGCAGGCAGAAAAAATCGAGGCTGGATGATACCTGATTACCGCGCAACGGCCACCAAGAATACCAAAACTTCATGCATCGCGCCCAGTCCAATCCTTCCAGCGTGGCCCCCTGGCCCGCTGCAGTCACCAACAACAAGGAGATGTCATGAACGAGTTTCAACAATACTATGGACAACAAATCGCACCACAGCAATACGGCGAGCTCGCCCCGCAAGGTTTCTTCGGTGGTCTGATCGGCGCCCCGCTGGGCGGCCTGATTGGTCGCGGCATCGGCGGCCTGTTCGGCAATGCCAACCTGGGCCGCCAGATCGGCTCGGCCGCCGGCGGCATTGGCGGCGGGCTGCTGCCGTTCGGCGTCGATCCGGTTGCTGCCGCCTATGCGCAGCAAGCACAACAACAGCAACTGCTGCAACAAGCCCAGCTGGCGCAACAAGGCCTGGCCCCGCAAGGCTGGTTCGGCAACATCATCAAGAGCGTGGCGCAGCCGCTGGGCGGCGCGATTGGCGGCGCGTTTGGTAACGCCGGCCTGGGCAACACCATCGGCGGCATCGCCGGCCAGCTGGGCGGCATGCTGCCGTTTGCCGCCGATCCGGTGACGCAAGCCTATGCGCAGCAAGCACAACTACAACAGCTGCAACAACAAGGCCTGGCGCCGCAAGGCTGGTTCGGCAACATCATCAAGAGCGTCGGCCGTCCACTGGGCGGCATGATCGGCGGCGCACTGGGCAATGCGGGCCTGGGCAATACTATCGGCGGCATTGCCGGCCATCTGGGCGGCATGCTTCCCTTCGCCGCCGATCCGGTCGCGCAGGCCTACGCGCAGCAGGAAGCACTGATGCAGCAGCAAGGCATCGCCCCGCAAGGCTGGCTGGGCGACCTGATGCGCAAATACCGTCCATATACCGGCATCATCAGCCCCACCGTGCCGGTGCCGCCGCAATCGACCATGCTGCCGTTCAGCGCCGACCCCGTCACCCAGGCCTACGCGCAGGGCCAGCAGGACGTACTGGCGCAACAAGGCCTGGCGCCGCAAGGCTGGTTCGGCAACATCATCAAGAGCGTGGCGCAGCCGCTGGGCGGCGCGATCGGCGGCGCCTTCGGTAACGCCGGCCTGGGCAACACCATCGGCGGCATCGCCGGCCAACTGGGCGGCATGCTGCCGTTCGGCGTCGATCCGGTGACGGCCGCCTACGCACAACAAGCACAACAGGCACAGCTGGCGCAACTGGCGGCGGCACAGCAAGGCAACAGCGCGCTGTACGGCCAGCAAACCCTGCATTGATCACGGCAGCGCCCGGACGCGGGCGCGCGCCAATTTGCCCTCCGGCGGCCCGGCTGCCGGAGGGCGCTGTGCTTTAAGGAGAATTCCTCATGCCCGAAACCTCAAGCGCCACGCAAGCGATGCCGGACAAGGCCCGCTTCCTGGTTCATGCCGCGCGTGGCGCGCCGCTCAACGACTTCCTGGCGGTGGCGTCCACCGATCCCGAGATCGCCGTGGTCGACGTCATCGGCCCGCGCGACCAGCCGCACACGGCGGTCGTGGAAATCACTCAGGACAAGGCGCGCCTGCTCGATCAGCACTTCCGCCGCACCGGCACGCCGTCGCACCAATTGACCATAGAACCGGACCGCCCGCTCTCCATGTTCGACGGCGGCGCAGTCGATCCCTTTTGAAAGGAACATCATGCCTAAAAATCCCAATGGCGGCAGCACACCGCCGTCAGACCTTCCCTCCACCAGCGATGGCGACAGCGCCTCGCCGGTGGAAAGCAGCAATCCCGGCAGCCGCCGCTCTGGCTTCAGCGCCAGCAGCAGCAGCAGCAGCAGCGACACGCGCGCTGCCGACACGGTGGCCATTGGCGCCGACGGCGAGTCTGCGCCGCACAGCAACGGCCACGCCGGCGGCACCGGCCACGCCATCGGCGCGCGCAAAAAACAATTCGTCATCGCCCCGCGCCACCAGACCGAAGCCTTGCAGACACTGGGCTTCCAGCCTTTGCAGTTCGACGCGCTGGAACAGGCGCTACGCAACAGCAACGATATCGAGGTGGTCGATAAGGTCGGTCCGCGCTCGGTGCTGAGCGCGCTATCCGACGGCAGCGGCTCGTCGCAAGGCGTGCTGGTGGCGCGCATGACGGAGCAGAAAGCCGCCGCGCTGCATCAGCAAGGCCAGGGCCGCCTGCTGGTCGAGCGCGACCAGCATCTGGCGCTGATGGACCCGTCGCTGCGCCTGCCCGCCATGGTCACCGGCGTGACGCCGACCAATGGCGGCGGACCGGTGCTCAACGCCGTCATCAGCGTGGTCGGCAAGGATGGCACGCCGCAGGCCAACGCCGAAGTGTCGCTGTTCGGCAGCATGCTGCCCGCCAGCGGCGTGACCGACGCCAACGGCCGCGTGACCTTGTCGCTGTTCGGCGAAACGCCCGACACCGTGCGCGGCCTGTACGTCAAGCCCAAGGCCGACTATTGGAGCTTCTACCAAAGCGATCCCGACATCAGCAGCGACGAGCCGAACGTGGTGGCGCTGCGTGCGCTGTCCGATTGGCCGGCGCTGTCTGGCTTCCCGCGCCAGCGCTGCTACGGCTGGGGCCAGAAGGCCATGCGGCTCGATCAACTGCCCGGCAACTATCGCGGCCAGGGCGTGAAGATCGCCATCATTGATTCCGGCGCCGCCACCTCGCACGACAACCTGCACGGCATCCACGCCGGCTTCGATGTGCTCAACAAGCAAAGCAACCCGGACGGCTGGGACCAGGACACGCTGGGCCACGGCACCCACTGCGCCGGCGTGATCGCGGCGGCCGACATCGCGTCCGGCATTCGCGGCTTCGCGCCGGATGCGGAAGTGCACGCCTGCAAACTGTTCCCCGGCGGCCAGGTCAGCCAGCTGATCGACGCACTGGAATACTGCATCGACAAGCAGATCGACGTGGTCAACCTGTCACTGGGCGGCGCCGACGTCTCGGAGGCGCTGGAGCAGCAGATCATCCGCGCCAAGCGCGCCGGCGTGGCGTGCATTGTCGCGGCCGGCAATTCGGGCGGACCGGTGCAGTACCCGGCCTCGTCGCCCAACGTGCTGGCGGTGTCGGCCATCGGCAAGCTGGACGAATTCCCGGCCGACAGCTACCACGCGCAGACGCTGGACAGCAATGTCGACGCCAACGGCTACTTTACGGCCAAGTTCAGCTGCTTCGGACCGCAGGTGGGCGTGTGTGCGCCGGGCGTAGCGATTACCTCGTGCGTGCCGCCGAATAACTTCGCCGCCTGGGACGGCACCTCGATGGCCACGCCGCACGTGACCGGACTGGCGGCGCTGACGGTGGCACATCATCCCGACTTCCAGACCGCGCAGTATCAGGCGCGCGGACCGGAGCGGGTCGAGCGGCTGTTCCAGATCATCCGCGCCAGCGCGCACCGCGTCAGCTTGGGCGACCAGAGCCGCACCGGGTTCGGTTTGCCGGATGTGTTGTTGGCGGTGGGATTGCAAACGCCGGCCGCGCGGCCGGCGATGCAGCCGCAGCAGATGATGGGACCGATGGTTGCGCCACTCGTCGCACCGATGATTGCACCACTGATGGCGGCGCCGCTGATGGCGCAGGCGCCGGTGTACGATCCGTTCGCGTTCGACGTCGCGCGTACGCACTTGGGCAACTTCGGCATGCAGTGGCCGCAGCTGCACGTGGGCCAGTTCCCGATCCCGAAACCGTACAACCCGATCATGTGGTGAGCCCGGAAATGCAAAAAGCCGCACAAGGCGGCTTTTTGCATGATTTGGCGTCCCCAGGGGATTCGAACCCCCGTACTCACCGTGAAAGGGTGATGTCCTAGGCCTCTAGACGATGGGGACAGAAACTGTCCGTACTGGCCGCTTGGAAATGTCGCGTTGGCGTCCCCAGGGGGATTCGAACCCCCGTACTCACCGTGAAAGGGTGATGTCCTAGGCCTCTAGACGATGGGGACATTTCCAAGGCGCGAATCATAGCAGCAGCCTACCGCGAACGCAATAGCCAAGCCGGTTTTTGCTGAAAAAACACAGCAAGATTGGCATCGCCGCAACGTTGCCTATTCAGCGGTGCTGGGACTCCAGAATGCCTGGCGCACGAAAGGCAGCGCCTGCAGCTGCGCGACCAGCAGATCCAGGTCATCGCCGTCCACCGACGTGCTGGCCAGCGTTGCCTCGATCTCCACTTCGTCATTGCCAAAGGGATGCAGATTAAGCGCGCGGGTCGGATAGTTGCCGCGCTCCAGCGCCTGCTCCAGCTGCGCCATCACGGTTTTCTGATGCGGCCTTTCCGCGATGACGTAGACGATATTGGTTACCTCAACCGATTCGACATCAATCGGCTTGCGGTTGATCTGATTGACTATCGGTCGCAGCAGCGTATTGGCGGCCAGCACAAACAGCGCGGCCAGCACCGCTTCGAGGATCAGATCGGCGCCTGCGGCAGCACCGACGCAGGCCGAACCCCACAGCGTCGCCGCCGTATTCAGCCCGCGGACGTTGCCGTCTTCCCGCATGATCGCGCCGGCGCCGAGAAAACCGATACCCGATACCACGTAGGCAATCACATGCACCGCGCCCTCATGCCCTTGCAGGCGATTAGCCATATCGACAAACATCGCCGCACCGACCGCGACCAGCACATTGGTCCGCAGGCCAGCAGTGCGCTGCCGATACTGCCGCTCCAGCCCAATCACGCCGCCCAGCACAAACGCCACGCCGAGCGACACCAGCGTATCGAGCAACGAATCCAGATTGATATTGGCGACCATCTGCATGATGAAGACTCTACGCCGACTAAGAGCCGACAGCGAAAAGAATCCACATTACTTTGCCAAGATGACGGGAACATGACGTCGCTGAATTGGCCGTTCTACGGAGTTCCCAGTTTAATGGGAGCGCAATATTTCGCAACCACAGCATCAAGGCATAGAAGCGCATCTGGCCCACGTAGAGAAATATTCTTTAACCTAATGGTCACGACCGGCCGCTTACGCCCCATTGCGGACACTTGCTGAGAGGTGTGTTCATGCCATGCCGGACGGACTTATTCCAAGCGCGCGCCCCAAATTTGGCGAGCCTAAAATATTAGTTAGGATACCAAAGGATTTCGAATTATCGGAAAATAGGCCCCGTGCATGACGCCGATGATGCCCATGGGGCGCAGGCGCGATCCCCCGAGGCCGGATCTTGGCGCGGCTTGCGCGACTTCGGCGCCCAGCGCCGCAAAGTCCACATGGGCTCCAGCAGTCGCAGTACATCGCCAAAGCTTGTTCAGCTTCGCTTCGCGCTCCTGGTCTGCAAACAAGCTGGTTTTGATCATCGGAAGGTCACCTCGAAAACCCTACTTCAACAGATTGACGTTGTACCTTATTGATTCCTATAGTTCCCAATTTGCGGAAATGAGGTTATTCGAGGTCCCCAGAGTACTACTTTTCAACAGCCTCCACCTTTGGTTCGTTTGCCTCAGGAATACACAAAGTTACCTCATACACAGTGGCTAATTCGGCCATAGATCGGGACAAAACCCGAAGGAAACTAATGTACTCCCGCAGTGATTCCACGGACGGCCAATCGAATTCGCCGGAAGGATGAGCGATTCGATTTCGCAAATCCATAAGATCATTGAGTTTGCGCTTTGCATTGGCTTCAACCTTCGCTGAGTCAGCCTCTTGAAAAAAGGCTTTTAGGGCAACTTGCGCTGAAACCTGTGCCCATATATTTGAGGCACCAATTCTTCCAAACAAGTCTGCCAACACATCCGCACGCATGTTCGACTCTGTCACGGAAAGACATTCATGATTTATTCGCTCGACTGCTGCATTAACAGCAAGATTGGAGGCAAGTGTAGTTACAAAAGTCCGGACGCCATTTTCGGCATGTCCGTACTTGCGCGGCTCAGAGATAACTTTCGCGGTGAATAGAGGAAGGTTCTCGCGCATTTTCTTAGGAAGACGAGCAAAACGTCCGGCTTTTGCTACTAGTCGCTGACAAAGATCTTCAAAAAGTACGCGAGTCATAGACTCAAAACGGCCACAGGCATAAAGGATTAAAGTTCCGCTGGCTAAAGGTAAGTTTCCATGAATCCGTTTGGCACCTTCATGAACCATTTTGGCCTCTATCCCAAATGGTTCAGTTAATAATGGATCATCTTCGCTAGGTAAATAGGCTGTAAACTTTCGAATTACTTCGATGAAATCTAGCTGCGCGGATACTTTATCTAAGTCACCTTCGAAGTCTTTAATGATTGGATCCATAGCGTTCATCCGACCAAGATAGTTGTAGCGAGTGCGACGCGCTCTTTAATGGCCTCCAAAGTGTTACCTCGCCCGACGAGTATTTCATATTTCTCTGGCTCTGCGAGTGCGGCGGCTAGCCGTTCCTTAATCGCAACAGAATCGATATCGAGATCTATCATTGGGTTAGCGTTGGCAGCAACCAAAATCGCATCATACAGCGGACGGCTGGGCCGGCCATCTGGGAGTAGATGGAAGTGAGAACTAAGAGCACGCGTTATCCGCAGAAGTGTGCCAAGGAAGTCTGACTTTAACAGATCAACTTGGCTCACCGTTAAGGTGCTGTACCGTTCCATTGTCCGATCAAAAATCTGTCGTAGTGAACCCTTTGTCTTTCCTGCGACAGCATCCCTAATGCCAAAGAAACGCAGAACTAATTCACAGTCCATCATTGATCGATATAAGGTATTTCGCAGTAACTCTGTCGCTGGTTGCTCGTCTTCTTTCGGAGTACGCTTGGGAATTTTCCACAGGTCGCAGAAAAGCTCTTCTCGCGACAACTCATGAAGCGCGGTATTAAATATTCCGGGGTATAGTGCATTCCGTAGCTCTTGGGGATTCAGTTTAATACCACCAGTATTCAATCGTCGAAATAGGACAAGTCGAATATCTACAGAGTCTTCGGATCGTGACGTTTCAGCGAGTAAAACAACTGCATTTAACGTACGTCGAAGTAATCCGCGTTGGACTGTCCCGGGTAGATCAGTAAAACGTTTGCCTTGAAGCTCTGGCCAGAACTCAAGCCCGGTTAGCGGGTATTTATTGTCCAAAAATTCCGAAATGGCCTCTAATCGTTGGCGTCCATCCATTATCTCGTACTGGTTGTAATCCTTCTCAAACAGAAATAATGGAGGAACTGGAATATTCATCAAAAATGATTCAATAAGCAGAGATTTTTTTCGTCTATCCCACCGAGCGCGCCGCTGGTAACCTGGGGCAATATTAATGTACGATTTGTCTTTAATCGATGCAACAAGTGTATGGAGAGTAAAATCGAGACTAGTTCGAACAATGCGGATTTGTGTATCTGCATATTTTTGAGAAAGCTCTTCGTCGCTAAGAACAGCTTCTGGCCCGTCAGCCTCCTCAGCCTCAAACCAATCCTCAATATCGTTATCGGAAAGTGAATTAACAGTCAGCTCGCTTTGGGTCATTCTATACCTTGGATTTTTAAATGTAAGTGGCGCCAAGTGGCGTAAATTAGGACAATTCAAATTTAAAATGCGTTATTTTATTGATGACACGCTAAAGCATTGAGTAAATGGGCAAAGGAGTACCACCAGGGCGTCTACGGTCCAGCCACTTGTACTTGGTCGCTCAACCATATAGTCAAACTTAAGGTATCTGGCTGCTCCTGGCCGATTTCGGTTGCTGCCTTGCAGCCTTCCTGGTTCAACAATCGAGTCCTTTGCACTTGCCGACCAACCCAACATCAAGAACAGCACCTGCATCTTGGACAGCACCCATGGTCATTTCAACCTGCTTGTATGGAACATCTTTCTCTAGCACCAAATGAATAGTTGCGCCCCTCTTCGATACCAGGGCCGCTGCGAGGTCTGTTCTGGAAGTATAAGTATTGCCTTCGAAATTAGCCCCTGACTTGGAAATAGAGATGTCAGCCACGTTGCCTTGGGTGGCACAACCAGAAATCACCAGCGATAAAAGTAAAATGAGATTTTTCATCCTGTACCTTGCCGATTGAGACCTAAGCTTGCAGGTAGTCATCAACCCGCTTTAACAGCAATGCACAGCGCAATCGGGTCGCTTCACTATCATTCAATTCTTGACGCTCGAGGACTGCGAATTCTCGAACGATGGAACCAGCCGGAAACTGCTGCCAGCTTAGATCAATGTGATACCAATCGTCGCCAACGCGGAGCCCATTCCAGAAATGGACCTCTAGCGATTTTCCAGTCCACACCTTTCCCTTGATGATTTCTGTCTCGGGATAGTAATGCTGCACGGTCCACGACGTTGGATAGCATTGGCCGAGGGCCGGATTTCCTATTTCTGCCACTCCCAGATAAGCGGTTTGCCTATCCCAGGAAGCAGCGAGTGCATCCCGAAGGCGAAGCATGAAGTCGTGGGGGCGGCGCTCCATTGTTCTACGCGATGAAGGCGCCAATCAGGCCACCAATAACACATGCAACAAAGAGGAGGCAGAAATAACCAAGCACACGCCCCACTGCACGCATGCGGAATCCAGATTCATTGCTTTGCACTACGTACAGCGGAATTGCCAACGGGGCGATGGCGATCACGCCTACGCTTAACCAAAATGTGCGCTTGAATCCTTTTTGGATACTGTCTATCCGATACCAACTGAATATGACGATGCTGGCAATCAGTCCTGAAACCAAAGGCCACCACGAAGGCTCCGGCGTATGACGAGCAGCAAAAATTCCACTCACCACACCTAAAAAAACAAACCACACAAGCAGGGAAATTTCGATTTTTCTTTTCATGGCAACAGCCTACCATGTTGCAATCAAGAAAAAATGCACAAATTGTCACACAGATGGCGACAAGCAAGCAGAAGGAAGGATGTTTGGTGGGCCTAGAAAACAAAAAAGCCGCTCTAAGCGGCTTCATCATTTTTGGCGTCCCCAGGGGGATTCGAACCCCCGTACTCACCGTGAAAGGGTGATGTCCTAGGCCTCTAGACGATGGGGACCTTGGAACTACGGCTTACTATCATCTCCGTGCGTTGGTGGAGGTAAGCGGGATCGAACCGCTGACCTCTTGCATGCCATGCAAGCGCTCTCCCAGCTGAGCTATACCCCCTGGCACAGAAACTATTGACTACTACCGACCAGCCTTGGCGAAGCTGGCGTCCCCAGGGGGATTCGAACCCCCGTACTCACCGTGAAAGGGTGATGTCCTAGGCCTCTAGACGATGGGGACCTCGGAACTACGGCACTACGATCATCCTCTGTGCGGTGGTGGAGGTAAGCGGGATCGAACCGCTGACCTCTTGCATGCCATGCAAGCGCTCTCCCAGCTGAGCTATACCCCCTCTGGCACAGATTATTTACTACTCACCAGCCTTGGCGAAGCTGGCGTCCCCAGGGGGATTCGAACCCCCGTACTCACCGTGAAAGGGTGATGTCCTAGGCCTCTAGACGATGGGGACCTTGGCACTACTACGGTACTACAACCTCTGCAAACTGGTGGAGGTAAGCGGGATCGAACCGCTGACCTCTTGCATGCCATGCAAGCGCTCTCCCAGCTGAGCTATACCCCCGTTTGCGCGAGAGACAAGAGTATAGCAGAGGCGCCGTATTATGCAAATACCCTTTTGCAACTTTGCCCCTGCTTCAATGAATTAATTAAATGAACTTTGCCAGGCGCGCGACAACCGCATCGCGGCCGAAGATTTCCAGTACCGCGTCAATCGCCGGCGTCTGCAACTGGCCGGTAATAAAGAGGCGCAACGGCATCGCGATCTGCGGCATCTTCAAACCATGCGCAGCCAGCACTTCCTTGATCATCGCGGCGATCGCCGCCTTGTTCCACTCGACCGTTTTGCAACGTTCGGCGAAGTCGGCCAGCGCTGGTTTGATGGCGTCGGTGACGTGCT from Duganella dendranthematis encodes:
- the earP gene encoding elongation factor P maturation arginine rhamnosyltransferase EarP, producing MKLDLFCRVVDNYGDIGICWRLAKQLVREHQLAVTLYVDDLVSFQRICPPVDAAVEQQQVEGVTVRHWRSQDDVYTPDEVADIVVEFFAVDLPPGYINAMAQRQPRPVWFNLEGLTAEEWVEGCHRLPSSQPQSLVKHFFFPGFTEKTGGLLREAALEQERLQFAPAPFLQQLGLTPDEIAATKVSLFCYPHAPVAALFEVWQQGAAPVACLVPEGVAADAVRAFTGGEGKAGEVARHGALTLRVLPFVPQPDYDKLLWACDLNFVRGEDSFVRAQWAGKPFIWHIYPQDENLHHKKLRAFLQRYAGELPGLAAFSLAWNGAAANGDDWSALWGALGGERAVATVRAAEWRQKMLAHGDLASNMLSFAATLR
- a CDS encoding amidase; amino-acid sequence: MDRRDFVKIGLAAGAVAGGAVAKTLGTGGILDAGVWEQQQMMEAGKLTSHSLTSQYLARIKTIDKAGPRLNAIIEINPEALKIALDMDRERNLKRVRGPLHGIPVLLKDNIATGDRMSTTAGSLALAGVRAARDAHVTAQLRAAGAVIIGKTNLSEWANMRSTNSISGWSGRGGLTLNPYALDRNCSGSSSGSGAAIAAGLATLAVGTETDGSIVSPASICGLVGIKPTLGLVSRSGIIPIAHSQDTAGPMARSVADAALMLSAMAGVDPKDPVTSESVGKAGDYRAALDKGGLKGARIGVARNFFGHLPELDAVIEKALLDLKAQGAVLVDTEVPNVGKYGDSETEVLLYEFKTDLEAYLKEYAPNAPVSNMADVIAFNQKHRQQEMPYFGQEYLEQAQAKGNLETPAYKEALANNRRYARAEGIDQVMKQHQLDALVAPTGGPAWLTDFINGDHFVGGFSSPAAVAGYPHITVPAGHIHGLPVGLSFVGAAYSEAALIRMAYAYEQATLHRRAPQFPPSVSLAVR
- a CDS encoding TOTE conflict system archaeo-eukaryotic primase domain-containing protein; the protein is MDKLISELRRLFLLNADNHQRLQHHLRGEATFAFDLAQDGMTRAIVIDFHKASGEQHWLRLCEVANALQSDLDLPAPAVSVSGGESYRLWLSLASPISTERARQFLALLHKAYFEDEAIDLGRTVVELPPCLHVATGLWASFINPGMGGALAEDLGLEMPPNELSQAAFLEKLHCISDEAFAHAMDTLQRRHTAVKAAPAPVPSAATPQSLLLKDATLEDIVKHLHALGIEPTFRHVLKN
- a CDS encoding elongation factor P; protein product: MKPAKEIRVGNIIMVDAKPFIVLRSDVNGSSRTGFTYKWKMKNLLTNAPLENVFRGDDKFDVVVLDKKPVTYSYFADPLYVFMDADYEQYEIEEENLGESLNYLKDGMECEAVFYDGKAISVELPTTIQRQIVYSEPAVKGNTSGNVTKEAKIENAIESKQFSIQVPLFVSQDDLIEIDTRTNEFKKVVRN